In Amycolatopsis methanolica 239, a single genomic region encodes these proteins:
- a CDS encoding UPF0182 family protein, producing the protein MSLPKLSRRSRVLLIIAAVIVLALLLGARLLDTYVDWLWFGEVDARQVFNTMVVTRIVLFFAIGLLVGGSLALSLWIAYRTRPVFVPVSGADDPLARYRSAVVGRIRLFGIGIPLVTGLIAGATGEGDWQRIQLFLHGTSFGQTDPEFGNDIGFYAFTLPFYQWLLGWLFVAVTISFIGALIAQYLFGGIRLAGRGGQLAGSARVQLAVTAGLFVLLKAVEYYFDRYNLLFSDRNAPLFYGATYTDLNAVLPAKLILLCISAICAVAFFAGAFLRNIQLPAIALVLLILSGVLVGVAWPAILEQFSVKPNANQKEALSISRNMEATKSAFGLNNVQYEDYTGTGQATASEISSDTTTVPNIRLLDPNVLAPTFTQRVGRENFYGFPQKLDIDRYEIDGRLQDYVVAAREINTANLTGNQTNWINKHMVYTHGNGFVAAPANTIDRAVSSANSDGGYPIAVTSDTQNPTGAGINPANPTAPGIAVTEPRIYYGELTNDYAIVGGQEGRAPGEYDSASSSNYRYDGSGGVNLGNWFNRLAFAAKYGERNILFSDAISDGSKIMYNRDPRQRVSKVAPWLTVDGDPYPAVVDGKIVWIVDGYTTLNNYPYSQQTPLGAATEDTLAGVARQANNNINYIRNSVKATVDAFNGTVTLYSVDDKDPVLKAWEQVFPGLVKPGSEISPELRSHFRYPEDLFKVQRELLTKYHVTDPQEFYTTNTFWNVPQDPTQEGGTNLDASGLANQPGYYVLAQAPGQSGTTFQLTSPLTALQRQYLAAWMTVSSDPNDYGAIKVLRLPTTAAGNSQVDGPVQVQNRFQSDSRFAQERTLFSNQSVTVIFGNLITLPVGGGFLYVEPVYIQQRNQNSYPQLARVLVSYGSKVGFASTLADALKQVFGDQAGQAATSPTQQQPTTTPTPSTTPTTPPATGGTGSSPALDQAVTDIQSALERLRQAQQSGNFAAQGEALAALDAAARAYENAKAAQTTSAPPQPGG; encoded by the coding sequence ACACGATGGTCGTCACCCGCATCGTGTTGTTCTTCGCGATCGGGCTGCTGGTCGGCGGCTCGCTCGCGCTCAGCCTGTGGATCGCTTACCGCACGCGGCCAGTGTTCGTCCCGGTCTCCGGCGCCGACGACCCGCTGGCCCGCTACCGCTCGGCCGTGGTCGGCCGCATCCGGCTGTTCGGCATCGGCATCCCGCTGGTCACCGGCCTCATCGCGGGCGCGACCGGCGAGGGCGACTGGCAGCGCATCCAGCTGTTCCTGCACGGCACGAGCTTCGGCCAGACCGACCCCGAGTTCGGCAACGACATCGGCTTCTACGCCTTCACGCTGCCCTTCTACCAGTGGCTGCTCGGCTGGCTGTTCGTCGCGGTGACGATCTCGTTCATCGGCGCGCTCATCGCGCAGTACCTGTTCGGCGGCATCCGGCTCGCCGGCCGCGGCGGCCAGCTCGCCGGCTCGGCCCGCGTCCAGCTCGCCGTCACCGCAGGGCTGTTCGTGCTGCTGAAGGCCGTCGAGTACTACTTCGACCGCTACAACCTGCTGTTCTCCGACCGCAACGCCCCGCTGTTCTACGGCGCCACCTACACCGACCTGAACGCGGTGCTGCCCGCGAAGCTGATCCTGCTGTGCATCTCCGCGATCTGCGCCGTCGCATTCTTCGCGGGCGCCTTCCTGCGCAACATCCAGCTGCCCGCGATCGCGCTGGTGCTGCTGATCCTGTCCGGTGTGCTGGTCGGCGTCGCCTGGCCGGCGATCCTCGAGCAGTTCTCGGTCAAGCCGAACGCCAACCAGAAGGAAGCGCTTTCCATCAGTCGCAACATGGAAGCGACGAAGTCGGCGTTCGGGCTCAACAACGTCCAGTACGAGGACTACACCGGCACCGGGCAGGCCACCGCGTCGGAGATCAGCTCGGACACCACGACCGTGCCCAACATCCGCCTGCTCGACCCGAACGTGCTGGCGCCCACCTTCACCCAGCGGGTCGGCCGGGAGAACTTCTACGGCTTCCCGCAGAAGCTCGACATCGACCGCTACGAGATCGACGGCAGGCTGCAGGACTACGTGGTCGCCGCCCGTGAGATCAACACCGCGAACCTCACCGGCAACCAGACCAACTGGATCAACAAGCACATGGTCTACACGCACGGGAACGGGTTCGTGGCGGCGCCGGCCAACACGATCGACCGTGCGGTGAGCAGCGCCAACAGCGACGGCGGTTACCCGATCGCGGTCACCAGCGACACGCAGAACCCGACCGGCGCCGGCATCAACCCGGCCAACCCCACCGCGCCCGGCATCGCGGTCACCGAGCCGCGGATCTACTACGGCGAGCTCACCAACGACTACGCCATCGTCGGCGGCCAGGAAGGCCGCGCGCCCGGCGAGTACGACAGCGCCAGCAGCAGCAACTACCGCTACGACGGCAGCGGCGGCGTGAACCTCGGCAACTGGTTCAACCGCCTCGCCTTCGCGGCGAAGTACGGCGAGCGCAACATCCTCTTCTCCGACGCCATCAGCGACGGCTCGAAGATCATGTACAACCGCGACCCGCGCCAGCGCGTCAGCAAGGTCGCGCCGTGGCTCACCGTCGACGGCGACCCGTACCCGGCGGTGGTCGACGGCAAGATCGTCTGGATCGTCGACGGCTACACGACGCTGAACAACTACCCGTACTCCCAGCAGACGCCGCTCGGCGCCGCCACCGAGGACACCCTCGCCGGCGTCGCCCGCCAGGCCAACAACAACATCAACTACATCCGCAACTCGGTGAAGGCGACGGTCGACGCGTTCAACGGCACCGTCACCCTCTACTCGGTCGACGACAAGGACCCGGTCCTCAAGGCATGGGAGCAGGTCTTCCCGGGCCTGGTCAAGCCGGGCAGCGAGATCAGCCCCGAACTGCGGTCGCACTTCCGGTACCCGGAGGACCTGTTCAAGGTCCAGCGTGAACTCCTGACGAAGTACCACGTCACCGACCCGCAGGAGTTCTACACGACCAACACCTTCTGGAACGTGCCACAGGACCCGACCCAGGAGGGCGGCACCAACCTGGACGCCTCCGGCCTGGCCAACCAGCCCGGCTACTACGTGCTGGCGCAGGCGCCGGGGCAGAGCGGCACGACGTTCCAGCTGACCAGCCCGCTCACCGCGCTGCAACGGCAGTACCTCGCGGCGTGGATGACGGTGTCCTCCGACCCGAACGACTACGGCGCCATCAAGGTCCTGCGACTACCGACCACCGCGGCGGGCAACAGCCAGGTCGACGGCCCCGTCCAGGTCCAGAACAGGTTCCAGAGCGACTCCCGGTTCGCCCAGGAACGCACCCTGTTCAGCAACCAGAGCGTCACGGTGATCTTCGGCAACCTGATCACCCTGCCCGTCGGCGGCGGGTTCCTCTACGTCGAACCCGTCTACATCCAGCAACGCAACCAGAACAGCTACCCGCAGCTCGCCCGCGTGCTGGTGTCCTACGGGTCCAAGGTCGGGTTCGCCTCCACCCTCGCCGACGCGCTGAAACAGGTGTTCGGCGACCAGGCCGGCCAGGCGGCGACCTCGCCGACCCAGCAACAACCCACGACCACGCCGACACCGTCCACCACGCCGACGACGCCGCCTGCCACCGGCGGCACGGGCAGCAGCCCCGCCCTCGACCAGGCCGTCACCGACATCCAGTCGGCGCTCGAACGGCTCCGGCAGGCCCAGCAGAGCGGCAACTTCGCCGCACAGGGCGAGGCGCTCGCCGCCCTCGACGCCGCCGCCCGCGCCTACGAGAACGCCAAGGCCGCCCAGACGACCTCGGCGCCACCCCAGCCGGGCGGATGA
- a CDS encoding PadR family transcriptional regulator — protein sequence MSELNATAAALLGLLQDGPATGGQLVAAAEERFGTFFSVTRSQVYRELPALAKEGLVRLGKQGPRSSQQYVITAAGKKAFKAWLTSDAGPDHLRSPLILRLVHAASLTAKQRASLIETARASYQEDLDEARAAVKAAGDPYSKAIAEFGQAHARAALKLIDAIPDA from the coding sequence GTGTCTGAACTCAATGCAACAGCAGCGGCATTGCTCGGCCTGCTCCAGGACGGCCCGGCCACCGGGGGGCAGCTGGTTGCGGCGGCGGAGGAGCGGTTCGGGACGTTCTTCAGCGTCACCCGCAGCCAGGTCTACCGTGAGCTGCCCGCCCTCGCCAAGGAAGGGCTCGTCCGGCTCGGCAAGCAAGGCCCGCGCTCCAGCCAGCAGTACGTGATCACCGCCGCCGGGAAGAAGGCCTTCAAGGCCTGGCTGACCTCCGACGCCGGCCCCGACCACCTCCGCAGCCCCCTGATCCTGCGCCTCGTGCACGCCGCCTCGCTCACCGCGAAGCAGCGCGCCAGCCTCATCGAGACGGCCAGGGCCAGCTACCAGGAGGACCTGGACGAGGCGAGGGCGGCCGTCAAGGCAGCAGGCGACCCCTACAGCAAGGCCATCGCCGAGTTCGGCCAGGCGCACGCCCGCGCGGCGCTGAAGCTGATCGACGCGATCCCGGACGCCTGA
- the prfB gene encoding peptide chain release factor 2, with protein sequence MSGDFAADLKDLAGKLTQVESVMDLDALRAQVADLEEQASNPNLWDDPEAAQKVTSQLSHRQAELRRVTDLRQRLDDLEVLHELAEAEGDNASKAEAEGELTRLAKEVDALEVRTLLSGEYDDRNAVVTIRAEAGGVDAADWAEMLLRMYLRWAERHGYPTDVYDISYAEEAGIKSATFKVAAPYIYGTLSVEQGTHRLVRISPFDNQGRRQTSFAHVEVLPEVEEVDHVEIPEKDIRVDVFRSSGPGGQSVNTTDSAVRITHLPTGIVVSCQNEKSQLQNKAAALKVLQAKLLLKKKEEERAELDALKDSGSSWGNQMRNYVLHPYQMVKDLRTEHEVGNPSSVLDGEIDDFLEAGIRWRKQVNAA encoded by the coding sequence GTGAGTGGTGACTTCGCAGCCGACCTGAAGGACCTCGCCGGCAAGCTGACGCAGGTCGAGTCCGTCATGGACCTCGACGCCCTGCGCGCCCAGGTGGCTGACCTGGAAGAGCAGGCGTCCAACCCCAACCTGTGGGACGACCCGGAGGCCGCGCAGAAGGTCACCAGTCAGCTGTCCCACCGGCAGGCCGAGCTGCGCCGGGTCACCGACCTGCGCCAGCGGCTCGACGACCTCGAGGTGCTCCACGAGCTCGCCGAGGCCGAGGGCGACAACGCCAGCAAGGCCGAGGCCGAAGGCGAGCTGACCCGCCTCGCCAAGGAAGTGGACGCCCTCGAGGTCCGCACCCTGCTCTCCGGCGAGTACGACGATCGCAACGCGGTGGTCACCATCCGCGCGGAAGCCGGCGGCGTCGACGCGGCCGACTGGGCCGAGATGCTGCTGCGCATGTACCTGCGCTGGGCCGAGCGTCACGGCTACCCGACCGACGTCTACGACATCTCCTACGCCGAAGAGGCCGGCATCAAGTCGGCCACCTTCAAGGTCGCGGCCCCCTACATCTACGGCACCCTCTCCGTGGAACAGGGCACCCACCGGCTCGTCCGGATCTCCCCGTTCGACAACCAGGGCCGCCGCCAGACGTCGTTTGCCCACGTCGAGGTGCTGCCCGAGGTCGAGGAGGTCGACCACGTCGAGATCCCGGAGAAGGACATCCGGGTCGACGTGTTCCGCTCCTCCGGCCCCGGCGGGCAGAGCGTCAACACCACCGACTCCGCGGTGCGCATCACCCACCTGCCCACCGGCATCGTCGTCTCCTGCCAGAACGAGAAGTCGCAGCTGCAGAACAAGGCCGCCGCGCTCAAGGTCCTCCAGGCCAAACTCCTCCTCAAGAAGAAGGAGGAGGAACGCGCCGAGCTCGACGCCCTCAAGGACTCCGGCAGCAGCTGGGGCAACCAGATGCGCAACTACGTTCTGCACCCGTACCAGATGGTCAAGGACCTCCGCACCGAGCACGAGGTGGGTAACCCCAGCTCGGTGCTCGACGGGGAGATCGACGACTTCCTCGAGGCCGGCATCCGCTGGCGCAAACAGGTCAACGCTGCGTAA
- the ftsE gene encoding cell division ATP-binding protein FtsE yields the protein MIRLDSVSKVYKTSTRPALENVSVDVDKGEFVFLIGPSGSGKSTFLRLLLREEVPTKGRVFVSNFDVAKMARRRVPRLRQTIGCVFQDFRLLGNKTVAENVAFALEVIGKPKHTIKKVVPEVLELVGLEGKADRMPHELSGGEQQRVAIARAFVNRPLVLLADEPTGNLDPDTSQDIMLLLERINRTGTTVLMATHDHSIVDSMRRRVVELQLGKVIRDDARGVYGVGR from the coding sequence GTGATTCGGCTCGACAGTGTCTCCAAGGTCTACAAGACGTCGACGCGTCCCGCACTCGAGAACGTGTCGGTCGACGTGGACAAGGGCGAGTTCGTCTTCCTGATCGGACCCTCCGGGTCCGGCAAGTCGACGTTCCTGCGCCTCCTCCTGCGCGAGGAGGTCCCCACCAAGGGCCGGGTCTTCGTGTCCAACTTCGACGTGGCCAAGATGGCCCGCCGCAGGGTCCCCCGCCTGCGGCAGACCATCGGGTGCGTCTTCCAGGACTTCCGCCTGCTCGGCAACAAGACCGTCGCGGAGAACGTCGCGTTCGCGCTCGAGGTCATCGGCAAGCCGAAGCACACCATCAAGAAGGTGGTGCCGGAGGTCCTCGAGCTGGTCGGGCTGGAAGGGAAGGCCGACCGCATGCCCCACGAGCTCTCCGGTGGTGAACAGCAGCGGGTGGCGATCGCCCGCGCGTTCGTGAACCGGCCGCTCGTGCTGCTGGCCGACGAGCCCACCGGGAACCTCGACCCCGACACCAGTCAGGACATCATGCTGCTGCTGGAACGGATCAACCGCACCGGCACCACCGTCCTGATGGCCACCCACGACCACTCCATCGTGGACTCCATGCGGCGCCGGGTCGTCGAGCTCCAGCTCGGCAAGGTGATCCGCGACGACGCCCGGGGCGTGTACGGCGTCGGCCGATAA
- the ftsX gene encoding permease-like cell division protein FtsX has product MRASFVFSEVFTGLRRNITMTIAMIITTAISLGMLGGGLLIVRTIDKMQVNYMADVEVSLYLTQDVSANDKTCTQDPCRGLLADLNSNPAVDSVVFENRDQAYERFKKLFQDNPILVQSARPEALPASLQVKLKDPSRSDVITQEYGTRPGVSRVDDQKQFLDRFFGVLGGVRDGTFVIALIQALAALLLISNTVQISAFTRRTEVGIMRLVGATRWYTQLPFLLEAVVTGVIGWAIAVGGLIAAKFAFIDRILSVTGGIIPNIQVLDVIVVAPWLLLASIIISATTGYLTLRLYVRH; this is encoded by the coding sequence ATGCGTGCCAGTTTCGTGTTCAGCGAGGTCTTCACCGGCCTGCGCCGCAACATCACGATGACCATCGCGATGATCATCACCACGGCCATCTCGCTCGGCATGCTCGGCGGCGGCCTGCTGATCGTGCGGACCATCGACAAGATGCAGGTCAACTACATGGCCGACGTCGAGGTCTCGCTCTACCTGACCCAGGACGTCAGCGCCAACGACAAGACCTGCACCCAGGACCCGTGCCGCGGACTGCTGGCCGACCTGAACAGCAACCCGGCCGTCGACTCCGTCGTGTTCGAGAACCGCGACCAGGCCTACGAGCGGTTCAAGAAGCTCTTCCAGGACAACCCGATCCTGGTGCAGTCCGCCCGCCCCGAGGCGCTGCCCGCCTCGCTGCAGGTCAAGCTCAAGGACCCGAGCCGCAGCGACGTCATCACCCAGGAGTACGGCACCCGGCCCGGTGTGTCCCGCGTAGACGACCAGAAGCAGTTCCTCGACCGGTTCTTCGGCGTGCTCGGCGGCGTCCGCGACGGCACCTTCGTCATCGCGCTCATCCAGGCCCTCGCCGCGCTGCTGCTGATCTCCAACACGGTGCAGATCTCCGCGTTCACGCGGCGCACCGAGGTCGGCATCATGCGGCTCGTCGGCGCCACCCGCTGGTACACGCAGCTGCCGTTCCTCCTGGAAGCGGTGGTCACCGGTGTCATCGGCTGGGCGATCGCGGTCGGCGGCCTGATCGCGGCGAAGTTCGCGTTCATCGACCGCATCCTGTCCGTCACCGGCGGCATCATCCCCAACATCCAGGTGCTCGACGTGATCGTGGTGGCGCCGTGGCTGCTGCTCGCGTCGATCATCATCTCGGCCACCACCGGGTACCTGACGCTGCGGCTCTACGTGCGGCATTAA
- the smpB gene encoding SsrA-binding protein SmpB → MPKERGSKVIASNRRARHDYAVLDTYEAGIALVGTEVKSLRAGRASLVDAFATVDDGEVWLRNLHIPEYEHGTWTNHESRRKRKLLLHRGEIEKLIGKTKEGGLSLVPLSMYFKDGKVKVELALAKGKKAYDKRQDLAKRDAQREISRAVGRALKGRR, encoded by the coding sequence ATGCCCAAAGAACGAGGCTCCAAGGTGATCGCGTCGAACCGCCGCGCGCGGCACGACTACGCGGTGCTGGACACCTATGAGGCCGGGATCGCGCTGGTGGGCACCGAGGTGAAGAGCCTGCGCGCCGGCCGCGCCTCGCTGGTCGACGCGTTCGCCACGGTCGACGACGGTGAGGTGTGGCTGCGCAACCTTCACATCCCCGAGTACGAGCACGGCACGTGGACCAACCACGAGTCGCGGCGCAAGCGGAAGCTGCTGCTGCACCGCGGCGAGATCGAGAAGCTGATCGGCAAGACCAAGGAGGGCGGGCTCTCGCTCGTCCCGCTGTCCATGTACTTCAAGGACGGCAAGGTCAAGGTCGAGCTCGCCCTCGCCAAGGGCAAGAAGGCCTACGACAAGCGCCAGGACCTGGCCAAGCGCGACGCCCAGCGCGAGATCAGCCGCGCGGTGGGCAGGGCGTTGAAGGGCCGCCGCTAG
- a CDS encoding amidohydrolase family protein: protein MGPERDEDIREWVRGLGLDGLVDLHLHFLPERMLIKVWAYFDRIGERTGYEWPIQYRVAEDERVALLESFGVLRYAPLAYPHKPGMAEWLNGWLREFAERVPAAVPTATLYPEPSAATYVVEALQAGARCFKAHVQVGAYDPRDELLDPAWGALAEAGVPVVVHAGHGPERGPHTGLDVFGEVLARHPRLTAVLAHAGMPEYAEALALVERYPRVHLDTTMVGVPFTEALMPLPPDWTSRLADIADRIVLGTDFPNIPYSYATQLRAVAGWAADDRLGDDFLRAVLHDTPAKLLNL, encoded by the coding sequence ATGGGGCCGGAGCGCGACGAGGACATCCGGGAGTGGGTGCGTGGCCTCGGCTTGGACGGTCTCGTCGACCTGCACCTGCACTTCCTGCCGGAACGGATGCTGATCAAGGTCTGGGCCTACTTCGACCGGATCGGTGAGCGCACCGGCTACGAGTGGCCCATCCAGTACCGGGTGGCCGAGGACGAGCGGGTCGCGCTGCTCGAATCGTTCGGGGTGCTGCGGTACGCGCCGCTGGCCTACCCGCACAAGCCCGGCATGGCCGAGTGGCTCAACGGGTGGCTGCGCGAGTTCGCCGAACGCGTCCCGGCGGCCGTGCCCACCGCGACGCTCTACCCGGAACCGTCGGCGGCCACTTACGTCGTCGAAGCGCTGCAGGCCGGCGCCCGCTGCTTCAAGGCGCACGTCCAGGTCGGCGCGTACGACCCGCGGGACGAGCTGCTCGACCCCGCGTGGGGCGCGCTCGCCGAAGCCGGGGTGCCCGTCGTCGTGCACGCCGGGCACGGGCCCGAGCGCGGCCCGCACACCGGGCTCGACGTGTTCGGCGAGGTGCTCGCCCGGCACCCGCGGCTGACCGCGGTGCTCGCGCACGCGGGGATGCCCGAGTACGCCGAGGCGCTCGCCCTGGTCGAGCGCTACCCGCGCGTCCACCTGGACACCACGATGGTCGGCGTCCCGTTCACCGAGGCGCTGATGCCGCTGCCGCCGGACTGGACGAGCCGGCTCGCGGACATCGCCGACCGGATCGTGCTCGGCACCGACTTCCCGAACATCCCCTACTCCTACGCCACGCAGCTGCGTGCGGTCGCCGGCTGGGCTGCCGACGACCGCCTCGGGGACGACTTCCTGCGGGCCGTCCTGCACGACACCCCAGCGAAGCTGCTCAACCTCTGA
- a CDS encoding acyltransferase family protein: MRTSLRQAPAGARDTFLDVVRATAILAVIGQHWLMPVLSYDHGRLAIGNALTTPGWWALTWLSQVMPMVFFAGGAANLMSLRRAASTRDWLSTRLKRLLVPVLPLFAVWLLAPDLLRDLGAPEQPVQIAGAIAGQLLWFLAVYLLTVAATPLMLAAHRRWGLRVPLVLTGLAVIVDFGRFEVFGTVGYANAVFVWLAVHQLGFSYAEGRLGTLSRRGAAALAVAGFGVTALAVAFGPYPASMIGMPGAPVSNMSPPTAVLMSLAVGQAGFWLALKPTLATLAERPAVAAVLRSSGPRFMSMYLWHMPALVVVAGVAVLGFGYATPEPGSPDWFALAPLWVGAAGVVLAGLLKAFGRFETRPSPAGGVPAGQLAAAAVLASAGLLGLAAKGFTTPLDAGTLAGPVPWVALVLTGLLLAAKPVRVAVRG; the protein is encoded by the coding sequence ATGCGAACAAGCCTGCGGCAGGCCCCGGCGGGAGCCCGCGACACCTTCCTCGACGTGGTCCGCGCGACCGCGATCCTCGCCGTCATCGGGCAGCACTGGCTGATGCCCGTGCTCAGCTACGACCACGGCCGTCTCGCGATCGGCAACGCGCTGACCACCCCCGGCTGGTGGGCGCTGACCTGGCTGTCGCAGGTCATGCCGATGGTCTTCTTCGCCGGCGGCGCGGCCAACCTGATGTCGCTGCGCCGCGCCGCGTCCACGCGCGACTGGCTGTCCACGCGGCTCAAGCGCCTGCTGGTCCCGGTCCTGCCGCTGTTCGCGGTGTGGCTGCTGGCGCCGGACCTGTTGCGCGACCTCGGCGCGCCGGAGCAGCCGGTGCAGATCGCCGGCGCGATCGCCGGGCAGTTGCTGTGGTTCCTCGCCGTCTACCTGCTCACTGTTGCCGCGACACCGCTCATGCTGGCCGCGCACCGCCGCTGGGGACTGCGCGTGCCGCTGGTGCTCACCGGGCTCGCGGTGATCGTCGACTTCGGACGGTTCGAGGTGTTCGGCACAGTCGGGTACGCCAACGCGGTGTTCGTCTGGCTCGCCGTGCACCAGCTCGGCTTCTCCTACGCCGAGGGCAGGCTCGGCACGCTGAGCCGTCGTGGCGCGGCCGCGCTGGCCGTGGCCGGGTTCGGGGTCACCGCGCTGGCCGTCGCGTTCGGTCCGTACCCGGCGAGCATGATCGGCATGCCGGGCGCGCCGGTGTCCAACATGAGCCCGCCGACCGCGGTGCTGATGAGCCTCGCCGTCGGGCAGGCCGGGTTCTGGCTGGCGCTCAAGCCCACGCTGGCCACGCTCGCCGAGCGCCCCGCCGTCGCCGCCGTGCTGCGCTCGAGCGGACCGCGGTTCATGAGCATGTACCTGTGGCACATGCCGGCGCTGGTCGTCGTCGCCGGTGTCGCGGTGCTGGGCTTCGGTTACGCGACACCGGAACCCGGCAGCCCGGACTGGTTCGCCCTCGCCCCGCTGTGGGTCGGCGCGGCGGGAGTTGTGCTGGCCGGTCTGCTGAAGGCGTTCGGGCGCTTCGAAACCCGGCCCAGCCCGGCCGGCGGCGTCCCGGCCGGACAGCTCGCCGCGGCGGCTGTGCTGGCGTCCGCCGGGCTGCTCGGCCTGGCCGCGAAGGGGTTCACCACGCCACTGGACGCCGGGACGCTCGCCGGTCCCGTGCCGTGGGTGGCGCTGGTGCTGACAGGGCTGCTGCTGGCGGCGAAGCCGGTGCGGGTCGCCGTCAGAGGTTGA
- a CDS encoding MarR family winged helix-turn-helix transcriptional regulator — MTAGDLPGLLALTFRALMDEIHEHLAAEGFDDVRPAHGFVFHFLSHRPATAVELGEHLGITKQAAVQLVDELITRGYVERRPHPTDRRSRLVVLTPRGRQCIDRVAAHSRAAEERWVHLIGADDFARMHQGLSAFADDMARHRRVTVRPVW; from the coding sequence ATGACCGCTGGCGACCTGCCGGGACTGCTCGCGCTGACCTTCCGCGCGCTGATGGACGAGATCCACGAGCACCTCGCCGCGGAGGGGTTCGACGACGTCCGCCCGGCACACGGCTTCGTGTTCCACTTCCTGTCGCACCGCCCCGCCACGGCCGTCGAACTCGGCGAGCACCTCGGCATCACCAAGCAGGCCGCCGTGCAGCTCGTCGACGAGCTGATCACCCGCGGGTACGTCGAGCGCCGCCCGCACCCGACCGATCGGCGCAGCCGACTGGTCGTCCTGACGCCGCGCGGCCGCCAGTGCATCGACCGGGTGGCCGCGCACTCGCGGGCAGCCGAAGAACGGTGGGTGCACCTGATCGGCGCCGACGATTTCGCCCGGATGCACCAAGGGCTGTCGGCGTTCGCAGACGATATGGCGCGACACCGGAGGGTCACCGTCCGTCCGGTGTGGTGA
- a CDS encoding cupin domain-containing protein, whose translation MPVATLAEAPRFERGGALFRPLAVPSRGSAELAVWLLELEPGLTGEEHSVSREEVFVLQTGVLELTLGGEVHRLAPGDAMIVPPDTLFRLDNPGAEPARATVCTSAGMVGTVQGATIVPPWTR comes from the coding sequence ATGCCTGTCGCGACGTTGGCGGAGGCGCCCCGGTTCGAGCGCGGCGGTGCGCTGTTCCGCCCGCTGGCCGTGCCCAGCCGCGGGTCCGCCGAGCTGGCCGTCTGGTTGCTGGAGCTCGAGCCGGGGCTGACCGGTGAGGAGCATTCGGTGAGCCGGGAGGAGGTATTCGTGCTGCAGACCGGGGTGCTCGAACTGACGCTCGGCGGCGAAGTGCACCGGCTCGCCCCCGGGGACGCGATGATCGTGCCGCCGGACACCCTGTTCCGGTTGGACAACCCTGGCGCGGAACCGGCGCGGGCCACGGTGTGCACCTCGGCCGGGATGGTCGGCACGGTCCAGGGCGCCACGATCGTGCCGCCCTGGACCCGCTAG
- a CDS encoding response regulator transcription factor has product MRVVIAEDAVLLRAGVERLLADEGIETVAAVDRGDELVGAVTEHRPDLAIVDVRMPPTFTDEGLRAALAAREAVPGLPVLVLSQYVEESYAVELLSGGAGGVGYLLKERVADVADFLDAVRRVARGGTAIDPEVIAQVMARGRKNPLDALTARESEVLGLMAQGLSNSAIAATLVVSQGAVEKHIGNIFAKLGLEASAEEHRRVRAVLTYLGRP; this is encoded by the coding sequence ATGCGTGTGGTGATCGCCGAGGACGCGGTCCTGCTGCGGGCCGGGGTCGAGCGGTTGCTCGCCGACGAGGGCATCGAGACGGTCGCCGCGGTCGACCGGGGCGACGAGCTGGTCGGGGCGGTCACCGAGCACCGGCCGGACCTGGCGATCGTCGACGTCCGGATGCCGCCGACGTTCACCGACGAAGGCTTGCGCGCCGCGCTGGCCGCGCGCGAGGCGGTGCCGGGCCTGCCGGTGCTGGTGCTTTCACAGTACGTCGAGGAGAGCTACGCGGTCGAGCTGCTGTCCGGCGGGGCAGGCGGCGTCGGCTACCTGCTGAAGGAACGCGTGGCCGACGTGGCCGACTTCCTCGACGCGGTCCGCCGTGTCGCACGGGGTGGCACGGCCATCGATCCGGAGGTGATCGCGCAGGTCATGGCTCGGGGACGGAAGAACCCGCTGGACGCGCTGACCGCGCGGGAGTCCGAGGTGCTCGGGCTGATGGCGCAGGGCCTGTCCAACTCCGCGATCGCCGCGACGCTGGTCGTCTCGCAGGGCGCCGTGGAGAAGCACATCGGCAACATCTTCGCCAAGCTCGGACTGGAGGCCAGCGCGGAGGAGCACCGCCGGGTCCGCGCGGTGCTCACCTACCTCGGCCGCCCCTAG